GCTCCACTACGGCATCCTCCCGCAGCACCCCACCTGGGCGCCGTTCCTCGGCGCCCTCGAGTACGTGGTGCTCGACGAGCTGCACGCCTACAGGGGGGTGCTCGGTTCGCACGTCGCCAACGTGGTCAGGCGGCTGCTCCGGCTCGCGGCGCGCTACGGCGCCAGCCCCAGCGTGATCGCCGCCTCGGCCACCATCGGCAACCCCGCCGTGCACGCCGAGCGCCTGGTCGGTCGCCCGTTCGGAGTCGTGGCCGACGACGGGGCGCCGAGCGGCGCGCGCGAGTTCGTACTGTGGCGGCCGCCCGTCGTCGGTCGCGCTAGCGCGGAGGACGGCGTGGCGCGCCGCCGCTCCGCCAACTCCGAGGCGGCCGGTCTGGCGGCCGAGTTCGTGCGGGCCGACGTCAGGAGCATCTTCTTCTGCAACTCCCGCAAGGGCGCCGAGCTCGTGCGGCGCTACGCCGCCGCCATGCTCGGACCGGAACTGGACGGGCGCATCGAGAGTTACCGCGCCGGCTACACGCCGGAGGCGCGCCGGTCGTTGGAGGAATCGTTCCGCCGCGGTGCCATCACGGTGCTGACGAGCACCAGCGCGCTCGAGCTGGGGGTCGACATCGGCGGCGTGGACGCCGTGGTGCTGGTGGGTTACCCGGGCTCGAAGATGGCCATGTGGCAGCGCTCCGGTCGCGCCGGTCGCGCCGGCGGCCGGGCGCTCACGCTGCTGATCCCCGGGGCCGACCCTCTCGACGAGTACTACCTCACCCACCCCGAGGCCCTGCTCGACGGGCCCGTCGAGGACGCGGTCGCGGACCCCTTCAACGAGGTGCTGCACCCGCGCCACCTCGTCTGCGCGGCGGCGGAGGCGCCGTTGACGCAAGGCGAGGCGCTGGTGGCCCCGTGGGTCGACCTCGCGGAGGTGGACGGGCTCGTGAAGGTGGGCGGCTCGTACGTCAGTCGCCGGCGCTACCCGCACAGGCGCGTGGAGTTGAGGGGCGGCCACGGTCGCAGGATCAGGCTGAAGGACGGTCTCGGGCGCTCGCTCGGCGCCACGGACCTCGGCACGGCGCTGAGGGAGCTCCACCCGGGCGCGGTCTACCTGCACCGGGGCGAGCAGTACCTCGTGGCGAGCCTCGACCTGACGGCCGGCCTCGCGCGGCTACTGCCGCACATCGAGGACTACTACACGCAGCCGCGCTCGGAGACCGACATCGAGGTGCTAGGGCCGCTGCCGCCGCGCGCGGGCGACGCGGGCGAGCTGCGGGCGCCACCGGCC
Above is a window of Trueperaceae bacterium DNA encoding:
- a CDS encoding DUF1998 domain-containing protein, translated to MPPRSGVVETAFDGPFADRLAALGLTPYSHQARALAAVGRGENVVVATATASGKSLVFQLPVIDALARGRTSLLLYPTKALAADQLLKLRSLAVATGEGADGVGAYDGDTAPEERPLARERLRVVLTNPDMLHYGILPQHPTWAPFLGALEYVVLDELHAYRGVLGSHVANVVRRLLRLAARYGASPSVIAASATIGNPAVHAERLVGRPFGVVADDGAPSGAREFVLWRPPVVGRASAEDGVARRRSANSEAAGLAAEFVRADVRSIFFCNSRKGAELVRRYAAAMLGPELDGRIESYRAGYTPEARRSLEESFRRGAITVLTSTSALELGVDIGGVDAVVLVGYPGSKMAMWQRSGRAGRAGGRALTLLIPGADPLDEYYLTHPEALLDGPVEDAVADPFNEVLHPRHLVCAAAEAPLTQGEALVAPWVDLAEVDGLVKVGGSYVSRRRYPHRRVELRGGHGRRIRLKDGLGRSLGATDLGTALRELHPGAVYLHRGEQYLVASLDLTAGLARLLPHIEDYYTQPRSETDIEVLGPLPPRAGDAGELRAPPAGVTVGRVRVTHRVTGYVMKRYFSEVVLEERALDLPEVAYDTQALWFEVGGLPGAPGAAELPAAMHALEHTLIGLLPAFVLCERADVGGVSYPLFPATLRPTVFVYDGHPGGVGYARAGAAVFLDWLAAASRLLESCPCHGGCPRCVLSPKCGNGNQFLDKAGAATLARALQAALASAGASGGRAAVA